The Acidobacteriota bacterium nucleotide sequence ACCGGTATCGATCAGCTGGATGGAGCGGAAATCGGCGATCTCGGCGGTGCCGACGATGCGATCCCGCGTCACGCCGGGCAGATCGTGGACGATCGACTGGCGCCGGCCGACCAGACGATTGAACAGGGTCGACTTGCCGACGTTGGGCCGACCGACCACCGCCACCGTCGGTGTCAGGGACATACTTCGAGACCTCCTCGGGGAGTGGCTGTCGCTGCGGCAAAGCGCCGCCAGTGACCTACTCTTCCGTCTTGACCAGCTCGCGGAATAGGATCTTCCAGCGCCCGTCGCTACGCTTGAGCTGGTAGCGCACCTGGTTCGGCTGGTCGATCACCTGCGAGATCTGGCGTTCGGAGCCGATGGCGATCACCTCGAGATCCCACAGCTCGAAGGTGGTCACGTAAGCGTTGGAGTACTGATAGACGTCGATTCGCTCGATGCTCACCTGCTTCGGCGTCGCCCTCACCCGCCGCCCGGCCTCGGCCAGCTTGCGGATGCGCTGCTCGACGGTGAACACCTCCTTCTCCGCCGCCAGGCCCTCGACCAGGCTGGTGTCTCCGGTCTCGTAGAACTGTCCGAGGGCCGGAAGATAGGCGTTGATCAGGGTCTCCACCTCAGGCCGAACGTCCTCGTTGCGCTGCGCCTCGTCGGCACAACCGGCGAGGAGAATGACCAACAGGGTCATCGCCATGGCGGTGAGGCAGCGGATCGACATCGGCGCGGATCTTAGCATCGCGGCTCCGGAGGTCAGCGGGATCGAGAAGCTCATCCTCTCCTCTTTCGACCGCGCCGCGATGGCGGAGGTTCCCGCAGCTCGAGAATCAGTCCTCGCCGGCGCTCGTCGACCGCCGCCAGAACCGCTTCGAGGCGGTCGCCGAGCTCGAATCGGCGGCCGCTCCGAGAGCCCACCAAGCGACGATCTTTCGCCTCGAAGGTGAAGTACTCCTGGCCCAGCGCCGCCACCGGAATCAGGCCGGCTACCTGGAACCCCTCGAGCTCGATGAAGACCCCGAAGCGCTCGACGCCGGTAATCCGGCCGCTGAAGGTCTCGCCCCGGCGATCCGAAAGGTGGCGCACCAGCTTCCACTGCCGCAGGCTGCGCTCGGCCCGCGTCGCTCGGCGTTCCCGTTCGCTCGCCCGGCGCGCGATGAAGGGCAGTCGCCGGCGCAGGTCGGTGGGCAAGTCTCGACCGGTGAGCATGATCTTGAGGCAGCGATGCACCACCAGGTCCGGATAGCGCCGGATGGGTGAGGTGAAGTGGGTGTAGGCCGGCGCGGCGAGGGCGAAATGGGCACGATCGTCGCAGCCGTAGGTCGCCTGTCCCAGGGCGCGCATCACCAGCGCCGAGACAACGGACTCGCGATCGCTACCGGCGACGCGGCGCAGCAAGGCCGCGAAGTCCGCCGGTCGGGCCTCCTCCCCGAGGCCGAGGCCGAGGGGCGCCAGGGCCCGTTCGAGCTCGGCGACATCCTCCGCCCGAGGCCCGCGATGAATGCGAAAGATGCCGCCATCGGAAAGCGCCCGGGCCACCGCCTCGTTGGCCATCAGCATCGCCTCTTCGACGATCCGCTGGGCCAGCGTGCGGGGTCGGGTCTCGACCGCCACCGCCGTTCCTGCCGCATCGAGGCTGACCTCGGCGACGGGAGAATCGAAGTCGAGGGCGCCACGCGCCTCGCGCCGCCGGCGGCGCTTGTCGGCCAGCTCTCCGAGGGCCCGCAGCCGGGCAGTCTCTTCGCCATCGTCCCCAGCGCCATCGAGCACCGCCTGGACCTCATCGTAGGTCCACCGCCGATGGCTGCGAATCACCGCCGGCACGGCGTGCGCATCGATCACTCCACCATCGCCATCGAGGTCGAGAAACACCGACAGAGTCAAGCGGTCGACCTGCGGCTGCAGCGAGCACAAACCGTCCGAGAGCTGACTCGGAAACATCGGCAGGACCCGCCCCGGGAAGTAGACGCTCGTCCCGCGCCGGTAGGCCTCGAGGTCGAGGGGACTGCCCTCGGGAACGTAGTGGGCGACATCGGCGATGTGCACTCCGAGGCGGAGCCCGCCGGAGCCATCGGACTCGAGAGACAGGGCGTCATCGAAATCACGCGTCGCCGCACCGTCGATGGTCAGGGTGTGAAGCGAGCGCAGGTCCCGCCGGCCATCGAGATCCGACGCCGATGGATGGTCGCCCAGGCGAGCGGCCTGGCGCAGGACGTCGGCGGGAAATTCGGTGGCCAGCTCGGCGG carries:
- a CDS encoding IMS domain-containing protein produces the protein MSFSIPLTSGAAMLRSAPMSIRCLTAMAMTLLVILLAGCADEAQRNEDVRPEVETLINAYLPALGQFYETGDTSLVEGLAAEKEVFTVEQRIRKLAEAGRRVRATPKQVSIERIDVYQYSNAYVTTFELWDLEVIAIGSERQISQVIDQPNQVRYQLKRSDGRWKILFRELVKTEE
- a CDS encoding VacB/RNase II family 3'-5' exoribonuclease, with amino-acid sequence MVLPEAVGMLRGVLETGPDEGPWRLPDEASEAAAWISPENRQGARPGDRVIARPLAGRRRRVGDQSLPEAKVVTVVAAPRRRRVGLVDEENRWVAFYSKAAPPRGGWQGLPRNRWLEVEEMAGGAVELRRDFGDASEAGQDEAVVIAAAELATEFPADVLRQAARLGDHPSASDLDGRRDLRSLHTLTIDGAATRDFDDALSLESDGSGGLRLGVHIADVAHYVPEGSPLDLEAYRRGTSVYFPGRVLPMFPSQLSDGLCSLQPQVDRLTLSVFLDLDGDGGVIDAHAVPAVIRSHRRWTYDEVQAVLDGAGDDGEETARLRALGELADKRRRRREARGALDFDSPVAEVSLDAAGTAVAVETRPRTLAQRIVEEAMLMANEAVARALSDGGIFRIHRGPRAEDVAELERALAPLGLGLGEEARPADFAALLRRVAGSDRESVVSALVMRALGQATYGCDDRAHFALAAPAYTHFTSPIRRYPDLVVHRCLKIMLTGRDLPTDLRRRLPFIARRASERERRATRAERSLRQWKLVRHLSDRRGETFSGRITGVERFGVFIELEGFQVAGLIPVAALGQEYFTFEAKDRRLVGSRSGRRFELGDRLEAVLAAVDERRRGLILELREPPPSRRGRKRRG